The bacterium genome has a segment encoding these proteins:
- a CDS encoding mechanosensitive ion channel family protein: MKPICLALAALLLLVSTPVLGQDGGTGPNGLAEARIAERDRARAARLASPRSTMRSFLVAMNDLWNRPGAWEEAVSCLDLDLQPEGDGRELARQLYAVLNRVELIDVNVLPASPAAELEEWTWFPDRQRHRAFLRQIGPPAGGIVLRKGEAGLWRFDAETLATLPALEAQVADLPLVAGREILTVGDWVERRVPGRLIETRFLGLKAWQWIGIFGVILLGLIADALVRGMLRVVSGRMASRAGGREDPEQLRLTLRPIGLTVAALVWLLALRIVDLQTTLELILEGALQIFLVFTATLSAWRLIDLVAGVAISRAEQTVSKIDDILVPLVSRALKLFVLTMGIVYAADALDLPIAPLLASLTVAGVGFSFAAKDTVENFFGSIAVILDRPFELGDWIVIDDTEGIVEAVGFRSTRVRTFYNSQITVPNSNLVRARVDNYGRRRYRRWKTTLGVQYDTAPEKLIAFAEGIRELIRTHPYTRKDYYQVWCNEFGPSSLDVMLYMFFEVPDWNTELRERERLFLDIVRLADQLGVQFAFPTQTVHVFPGESAGEAATPPGARTDEVAALEGVRTAQRLMARQPWQNEKPGPVVFPTAPTELLDAAGNPVETDEAEPEGESEKPG, from the coding sequence ATGAAACCGATTTGCCTCGCCCTCGCGGCTCTGCTCCTACTGGTTTCCACACCGGTCCTCGGCCAGGACGGGGGTACGGGACCGAACGGCTTGGCCGAAGCGCGGATTGCGGAGCGGGATCGCGCACGCGCCGCCCGTCTTGCCAGCCCCCGCTCCACCATGCGCAGCTTCCTCGTGGCGATGAACGATCTGTGGAATCGGCCCGGCGCCTGGGAGGAAGCCGTCTCGTGCCTGGATCTCGACCTCCAACCGGAAGGCGATGGCCGCGAACTCGCGCGGCAGCTCTACGCGGTTCTCAACCGGGTCGAGCTCATCGATGTGAACGTCCTTCCGGCTTCTCCCGCAGCTGAGCTCGAAGAGTGGACCTGGTTTCCGGATCGCCAACGCCACCGTGCCTTTCTCCGCCAGATCGGTCCGCCTGCCGGTGGCATCGTTCTGCGCAAAGGCGAAGCCGGCCTCTGGCGCTTCGATGCGGAAACCCTGGCGACCCTCCCGGCCCTCGAAGCCCAGGTTGCCGATCTCCCGCTGGTCGCGGGCCGCGAGATCTTGACCGTCGGCGATTGGGTGGAGCGCCGCGTGCCAGGCCGCTTGATCGAGACCCGGTTTCTCGGGCTGAAGGCCTGGCAGTGGATCGGCATCTTCGGCGTCATCCTGCTCGGTCTGATCGCTGATGCGTTGGTGCGCGGCATGCTCCGTGTGGTTTCCGGCCGGATGGCCAGCCGCGCCGGCGGGCGCGAAGATCCGGAACAGTTGCGCCTTACGCTTCGTCCCATCGGGCTCACGGTGGCGGCGTTGGTCTGGCTGCTTGCGCTCCGCATCGTCGATCTCCAGACCACCCTCGAGTTGATTCTCGAAGGCGCACTCCAGATCTTCCTGGTGTTCACGGCCACGCTCTCGGCGTGGAGGCTGATCGATCTGGTGGCGGGCGTCGCAATCAGCCGTGCGGAACAGACGGTGAGCAAGATCGACGACATTCTCGTTCCTTTGGTCAGCCGCGCGCTCAAGCTCTTCGTGCTGACGATGGGGATCGTCTACGCGGCTGATGCCTTGGACCTTCCGATCGCACCGCTCCTGGCTTCGCTTACCGTGGCTGGCGTCGGTTTCTCGTTCGCTGCCAAGGACACGGTCGAGAACTTCTTCGGGTCGATCGCCGTGATTCTCGACCGGCCCTTCGAACTCGGGGATTGGATCGTGATCGATGACACGGAGGGAATCGTCGAAGCTGTCGGCTTCCGTTCGACCCGGGTGCGCACATTCTACAATTCCCAGATCACCGTTCCGAATTCGAACCTCGTTCGCGCACGGGTGGATAACTACGGACGCCGTCGCTACCGGCGATGGAAGACGACCCTGGGAGTGCAGTACGACACCGCGCCCGAAAAACTGATCGCCTTTGCCGAGGGGATCCGGGAGTTGATTCGAACCCATCCCTACACACGCAAGGACTACTACCAGGTCTGGTGCAACGAGTTTGGCCCGTCGAGTCTCGATGTCATGCTCTACATGTTCTTCGAGGTGCCGGATTGGAATACCGAGTTGCGCGAGCGCGAGCGGCTCTTCCTCGACATCGTACGCCTGGCCGATCAGTTGGGCGTGCAGTTCGCCTTCCCCACCCAGACGGTGCATGTCTTTCCCGGTGAATCCGCGGGCGAGGCAGCTACGCCACCCGGCGCACGCACGGACGAAGTCGCCGCACTCGAAGGCGTCCGCACGGCTCAGCGCTTGATGGCCCGCCAGCCCTGGCAGAACGAAAAGCCCGGACCGGTCGTCTTCCCCACCGCCCCCACGGAGCTGCTCGACGCGGCTGGCAACCCGGTAGAAACGGATGAAGCGGAGCCCGAAGGGGAGTCCGAGAAGCCGGGTTGA